In a single window of the Streptomyces cinnabarinus genome:
- a CDS encoding 3' terminal RNA ribose 2'-O-methyltransferase Hen1, protein MFLTISTTGTPERPATDLGFLLHKHPEKAQAFSTSYGKAHVLYPEANAERCTAALLLEVDAVALVKRGKGKGRGGAPDAALAQYVNDRPYAASSLLAVALSAVFSSAMRGVCTARPERAAEPLPLRVEVPALPARGGPALVQRLFEPLGWTVTVEPVALDEQFPEWGASRYVRLLLESEERTLAEALRHLYVLLPVLDDAKHYWVASDEVDKLLRVGEGWLADHPEHKLITSRYLSRRWSLTREAMERLELVRLAEADDSEVEDLDNAVEAEAEEEARPTPLAVQRRDAILAALRGAGAARVLDLGCGQGQLVQALLKDTAFTEIVGVDVSMRALTIASRRLKLDRMGERQASRVKLFQGSLAYTDHRLKGYDAAVLSEVIEHLDLPRLPALEYAVFGAARPRTVLVTTPNVEYNVRWESLPAGHVRHGDHRFEWTRAEFRTWAEAVAERHGYTAEFVPVGPDDPEVGPPTQMAVFELNTTPSTTPSTDRADKEAKAA, encoded by the coding sequence ATGTTCCTGACGATCAGTACCACCGGCACCCCCGAACGCCCCGCCACCGACCTCGGTTTCCTGCTGCACAAGCATCCCGAGAAGGCCCAGGCGTTCTCCACGTCCTACGGCAAGGCGCACGTCCTCTACCCCGAGGCGAACGCCGAGCGCTGCACCGCGGCGCTGTTGCTGGAGGTCGACGCGGTGGCACTGGTCAAGCGGGGCAAGGGCAAGGGCCGCGGCGGCGCCCCCGACGCGGCGCTCGCGCAGTACGTCAACGATCGCCCGTACGCGGCCTCCTCGCTGCTCGCGGTGGCGCTGAGCGCGGTGTTCTCCAGCGCCATGCGGGGCGTGTGCACCGCCCGCCCGGAGCGCGCCGCCGAGCCGCTGCCGCTGCGCGTGGAGGTGCCCGCGCTGCCCGCCCGCGGCGGCCCGGCGCTCGTCCAGCGCCTGTTCGAGCCGCTCGGCTGGACGGTGACCGTCGAACCGGTCGCGCTCGACGAGCAGTTCCCCGAGTGGGGAGCCTCCCGGTATGTACGGCTGCTGCTCGAATCCGAGGAGCGCACCCTCGCCGAGGCGCTGCGCCACCTTTATGTCCTGCTCCCGGTCCTGGACGACGCCAAGCACTACTGGGTCGCCTCCGACGAGGTCGACAAGCTGCTGCGGGTCGGCGAGGGCTGGCTGGCCGACCACCCCGAGCACAAGCTGATCACCAGCCGCTATCTCTCCCGCCGCTGGTCGCTGACGCGCGAGGCGATGGAGCGCCTCGAACTGGTGCGGCTCGCCGAGGCCGACGACAGCGAGGTCGAGGACCTCGACAACGCGGTCGAGGCCGAGGCCGAGGAGGAGGCGCGGCCCACCCCGCTCGCCGTGCAGCGCCGGGACGCGATCCTCGCCGCGCTGCGCGGCGCCGGAGCCGCCCGGGTGCTCGATCTCGGCTGCGGCCAGGGCCAGTTGGTGCAGGCGCTGCTCAAGGACACGGCGTTCACCGAGATCGTCGGCGTCGATGTCTCGATGCGGGCGCTCACCATCGCCTCCCGCCGCCTCAAGCTGGACCGCATGGGCGAACGCCAGGCGTCCCGGGTCAAGCTCTTCCAGGGCTCGCTCGCCTACACCGACCACCGGCTCAAGGGATACGACGCCGCCGTGCTCAGCGAGGTGATCGAGCACCTCGACCTGCCGCGGCTGCCCGCCCTGGAGTACGCGGTGTTCGGCGCCGCCCGCCCCCGGACGGTCCTGGTGACCACCCCGAACGTGGAGTACAACGTGCGCTGGGAGTCCCTCCCGGCCGGGCACGTCCGGCACGGCGACCACCGCTTCGAGTGGACCCGCGCCGAGTTCCGCACCTGGGCGGAGGCGGTGGCCGAACGGCACGGCTACACCGCGGAGTTCGTCCCCGTCGGACCCGACGACCCCGAGGTGGGTCCGCCCACCCAGATGGCCGTCTTCGAGCTGAACACCACCCCGTCCACCACCCCGTCCACCGACCGCGCCGACAAGGAGGCGAAGGCTGCATGA
- a CDS encoding LLM class F420-dependent oxidoreductase has translation MDLRIFTEPQQGATYDTLLTVAKATEDLGFDAFFRSDHYVKMGSVDGLPGPTDAWITLAGLARETKRIRLGTLMTAGTFRLPGVLAIQVAQVDQMSGGRIELGLGAGWFEEEHQAYGIPFPKERVARLEEQLAIVTGLWATDPGKTFDFHGTYYDLTDSPALPKPVQSRIPVLIGGHGATRTPRLAGQYADEFNMPFASIQDSERQFGRVRAAAEAAGRGTDALTYSNALVVCVGKDDAEVARRAAAIGREVDELRTNGLAGSPAEVVDKIGRYAEIGSRRVYLQLLDLSDLDHLELISSQVQSQLS, from the coding sequence ATGGATCTTCGCATCTTCACCGAGCCCCAGCAGGGGGCCACCTACGACACCTTGCTCACCGTGGCGAAGGCCACCGAGGACCTTGGCTTCGACGCGTTCTTCCGGTCCGACCACTATGTGAAGATGGGCTCCGTGGACGGCCTGCCCGGCCCCACCGACGCCTGGATCACCCTCGCCGGACTCGCCCGTGAGACCAAGCGCATCCGCCTCGGCACCCTGATGACCGCAGGGACGTTCCGCCTCCCCGGCGTGCTCGCCATCCAGGTCGCGCAGGTCGACCAGATGTCCGGCGGCCGCATCGAACTCGGCCTCGGCGCGGGCTGGTTCGAGGAGGAGCACCAGGCATACGGCATTCCCTTCCCGAAAGAGAGGGTGGCGCGTCTTGAGGAGCAGCTCGCCATCGTCACCGGCCTGTGGGCCACCGACCCCGGCAAGACCTTCGACTTCCACGGCACCTACTACGACCTCACCGACTCACCCGCGCTGCCCAAGCCCGTCCAGTCCAGGATCCCGGTGCTGATCGGCGGCCACGGCGCCACCCGCACCCCGCGCCTGGCCGGCCAGTACGCCGACGAGTTCAACATGCCCTTCGCGAGCATCCAGGACAGCGAGCGCCAGTTCGGCCGGGTCCGCGCCGCGGCCGAGGCGGCCGGCCGCGGCACCGACGCGCTGACGTACTCCAACGCCCTCGTCGTCTGCGTCGGCAAGGACGACGCGGAGGTCGCCCGCCGGGCCGCCGCGATCGGCCGCGAGGTGGACGAGCTCAGGACCAACGGCCTGGCGGGGTCCCCGGCCGAGGTGGTCGACAAGATCGGCCGCTACGCCGAGATCGGCTCCCGCCGCGTCTACCTCCAGCTCCTCGACCTCTCCGACCTCGACCACCTGGAACTGATCTCCTCCCAGGTGCAGTCGCAGCTGTCGTAG